atggattggttaagtaggcttctactaacacatccatgatatcaacatcatacatggatgttaaatggtactttatggattggttaagatatcaacatcatacatggatgttaaatggtactttatggattggttctactaacacatccatgatatcaacatcatacatggatgttaaatggtactttatggattggttaagtagaggcttctactaacacatccatgatatcaacatcatacatggatgttaaatggtactttatggattggttaagtaggtttctactaacacatccatgatatcaacatcatacatggatgttaaatggtactttatggattggttaagtaggcttctactaacacatccatgatatcaacatcatacatggatgttaaatggtactttatggattggttaagtaggcttctactaacacatccatgatatcaacatcatacatggatgttaaatggtactttatggattggttaagtaggcttctactaacacatccatgatatcaacatcatacatggatgttaaatggtactttatggattttatggattggttaagtaggcttctactaacacatccatgatatcaacatcatacatggatgttaaatggtactttatggattggttaagtagaggcttctactaacacatccatgatatcaacatcatacatggatgttaaatggtactttatggattggttaagtagaggcttctactaacacatccatgatatcaacatcatacatggatgttaaatggtactttatggattggttaagtaggtttctactaacacatccatgatatcaacatcatacatggatgttaaatggtactttatggattggttaagtaggcttctactaacacatccatgatatcaacatcatacatggatgttaaatggtactttatggattggttaagtaggcttctactaacacatccatgatatcaacatcatacatggatgttaaatggtactttatggattggttaagtaggcttctactaacacatccatgatatcaacatcatacatggatgttaaatggtactttatggattggttaagtaggcttctactaacacatccatgatatcaacatcatacatggatgttaaatggtactttatggattggttaagtaggcttctactaacacatccatgatatcaacatcatacatggatgttaaatggtactttatggattggttaagtaggatatcaacatcatacattctactaacacatccatgatatcaacatcatacatggatgttaaatggtactttatggattggttaagtaggcttctactaacacatccatgatatcaacatcatacatggatgttaaatggtactttatggattggttaagtaggcttctactaacacatccatgatatcaacatcatacatggatgttaaatggtactttatggattggttaagtaggcttctactaacacatccatgatatcaacatcatacatggatgttaaatggtactttatggatGGATGTTAAATGATAtactttatggattggttaaTGGTAGGTttctactaacacatccatgatatcaacatcatacatggatgttaaatggtactttatggattggttaagtaggcttctactaacacatccatgatatcaacatcatacatggatgttaaatggtactttatggattggttaagtaggcttctactaacacatccatgatatcaacatcatacatggatgttaaatggtactttatggattggttaagtaggcttctactaacacatccatgatatcaacatcatacatggatgttaaatggtactttatggattggttaagtagaggcttctactaacacatccatgatatcaacatcatacatggatgttaaatggtactttatggattggttaagtagaggcttctactaacacatccatgatatcaacatcatacatggatgttaaatggtactttatggattggttaagtaggcttctactaacacatccatgatatcaacatcatacatggatgttaaatggtactttatggattggttaagtCGGCTTCTTCTGACCCaccgctttctactacatataataagacgattaaattatatctttacattaaaaaccaaagtctatcagaattctactcattccaataaatgttataccccttgatcttcaagaacaGGAAATATGGAAGTATTGATTAGCCTAATagttttacctgagcatgacccACCTGAGCATAGCCAGCCCTACTATGTTTATGATTTAGTTGTCATGGAGAACTGAATGGGCTCATTGATtaaagttgaaaaataaatgcctcACTCATGGAAtggctttgagcactactgaaaagtgctatttacatgtgaataATGAATACGCTTCATTTGCTACAGGCCTATTGGTGAACTTtgtgttggtgacactttgatatcttgataatatgcagctgtttaaagggcaagTCCACAGATGGAACAATAACAAAACGACCtccccgcctctgttttggtaaaaagctgagggatgggcctggagaaatgtaaccactctcagattaatagacagagctgtggaagcaaggactgaccatccaggaTATCAACActattgttttaaccatgttttgaggctgtacAGTGTTTGATTACATttaatgtttacaaacattggagggaaaaaatatatatcttgggttctcatggagtgtgacacacacacacacacacacacacacacaccatcagtaCTAACCTAAACCAGATCCACAAGCCTCCTGCCGTCttcatctgtgtgtgttcagacagaggagaaagaggcaTTGCGTGAAGCTCTCTGAGCTGGGCAGCAGtttggacagagagggaggaggagaagatgatgaagaggagagagtgtgtgttcagGACGGACGTGTGTATCAGCGGGAGGAGGACTGGGTTTCAGACAGCTGCACATTCTGTACCtgccaggtaaacacacacacacacacacacacacacacacacacacacacacacacacacacacacacacacacacacacacacacacacacacacacacacacacacacacacacacacacacacacacacacacacacacacacacacacacacgcacgctcaacTCTTGAGTCAAGATATCTCTAGGCCCTTTTGCtttactactgtgtgtgtgtgtgttgtgtgtgtgtaggaggggaAGGCAGTGTGTCGGCAGGTCACCTGTCCTCCAGTAATATGTTCCAGTCCTTCCTTCACTGAAGGGGAATGCTGCCCTGTGTGTCTGGGTGAGATATCTAAACACATTCACTTAGTCTAGTCTATTTCAAATGATTATTTCAGAAGTCATATTTAgtgaaatcaaattgtattcgtcacaagccctgaatacaacaggtgtagggtaaccctaaccctaaccctaaccctaaccctaaccctaaccctaaccttacagtgaaatgcttacttacaagcccttaaccaacaatacagtttaaAAAATacgaataagaataagaaataaaagtaacaagtagttaaagagctgcagtaaaataacaatagcgagactatatacaggggggtactggtacagagtcaacgtggaggctatatacaggggggtaccggtacagagtcaatgtggaggctatatacagggggtaccggaacagagtcaatgtggaggctatatacaggggggtaccggtacagagtcaatgtggaggctatatacaggggggtaccggtacagagtcaatgtggaggctatatacagggggtaccggtacagagtcaatgtggagactatatacagggggtaccggtacagagtcaatgtggaggctatatacagggggtaccggtacagagtcaatgtggaggctatatacagggggtaccggtacagagtcaatgtggaggctatatacagggggggtactgagtcaatgtggaggctatatacaaccggtacagagtcaatgtggaggctatatacagggggtaccggtactgagtcaatgtggaggctatatacagggggtaccggtacagagtcaatgtggaggctatatacagggggtaccggtacagagtcaatgtggaggctatatacagggggtaccggtacagagtcaatgtggaggctatatagggggtaccgggggtaccggtacagagtcaatgtggaggctatatacaggggtaccggtacagagtcaatgtggaggctatatacagggggtaccggtacagagtcaatgtggaggctatatacaggggggtaccggtacagagtcaatgtggagactatatacaggggggtaccggtacagagtcaatgtggaggctatatacaggggggtaccggtacagagtcaatgtggaggctatatacagggggttaccggtacagagtcaatgtggagactatatacagggggtaccggtacagagtcaatgtggaggctatatacaggggggtaccggtacagagtcaatgtggaggctatatacagggggtactggtacagagtcaatgtggagactatatacagggggtaccggtacagagtcaatgtggagactatatacagggggtaccggtacagagtcaacgtgcagcgaaagcaccacaaacgattatgttaggtcaccaccaagtcacggACTGGAGAAAGActggagtcacaaaaagcacagaggtaaaattaatcactaacctctgataatcttcatcagatgacactcatgggacttcatgttacacaatacatgtatgttttgttcgatgaagtgcatatttatatccaaaaatctcatagtacattggcgtgttatgttcagtagttccaaaacatgcagtgattttgcagagagccacatcaattcacagaaatactcataataaacattgataatagatacaactattatacatggaactttagataaacttctccttaatgcaaccgctgtgtcagatttttaaaaaacattacggaaaaagcacaccatgcaataatctgagcacggcgctcagagcccaaaccagccgaagagatatccgccatgttgtggagtcaacattagtcagaaagaacattataaatattcacttacctttgatgacctTCATCAGAATCcattcccaggaatcccagttccacaatacatTTTTGATTTCTTCGATAAtgttcatcatttatgtccaaatagctacttttgttagtgcgttttgtaaacaaatccaaagtcatgaagcgcgttcactaggagcagacaaaatgtcaaaaagaattgttacagtccgtagaaacatgtcaaacgatgtatagaatcaatctttaggatgtttttaacataaatcttcaatgatgttccaaccggagaattcctttgtctgtagaaaagcaatgaaACAAGAGCTAACTCTCTCATGACCGCGCATCACGAGCCCgcggcactctgccagacacctgactcattcccctctcattcagccccccttcacggtagaagcctgaaacaacgttctaaagactgttgatatctagtggaagccttaggaagtgcaacatgaccaatatgcCACTGTGtcttcaataggggctgagttgaaaacctacaagcctcagatttcccacttccagttggatttttttctcaggtttttgcctgccatatgagttctgttatacacacagacatcattcaaacagttttagaaacttcagagtgttttctatccaatactactaataatatgcatatattagcacctgggactgagtagcaggtggtttactctgggcaccttattcatccaagctactcaatactgccccccagtcactAAGAAGTTAAAgtgatgcaaatagtctgggtggccatttgattagatgtgcaggagtcttatggcttgggggtagaaactgtttagaagcctcttggacctagccttggcactccggtaccgcttgccgtgcggtggcagagagaacagtctatgactagggtggctggagtctttgacaatttttagggccttcttctgacaccgcctgttatagaggtcctggatggcaggaagcttggccccagtgatgtactgggccgtacgcactcccctctgtagtgcttgcagtcggaggccgagcaattgccataccaggcagtgatgcaaccagtcaggattctCCCGATGTTGCAGCAGTAGAACCTTTcgaagatctgaggacccatgccaaatcgtttTAGTTTCCTGGGGgaaaataggttttgtcgtgccctcttcatgactgtcttggtgtgcgtggatcatgttagtttgttggtgatgtggacaccaaggaacctgctccactacagccccgtcaatgagaatgggggcatgctcggtcctcctttgcctgtagtccacaatcatctcatttgtcttgatcacatcgagggagaggttgttgtccttgcaccacactgccagatctctgacctcctccctataggctgtctcatcgttgtcggtgatcagacctaccactgttgtgtcatcggcaaacttgatgatggtgttagAGTCAGAGTCGTAGAGTTTGTATACATATGTGTGCGTATGTATATGTATTTgtttgcgtgtgtttgtgtgcatgtgtgtgcgtttgtgtgtgtgtataggattGGGAAGTGAAGATGGATGGTCCCCATGGTCGGAGTGGACGGAATGTTCGGTCACCTGTGGGCGTGGCTTCCAGCGGAGAGGGCGATCTTGTGATGATGTCTCCACGTCCTGTTCTGACTCCTCCCTCCAAACCCGCAGGTGCACCCTGGGAAGTTGTGAAAGCCGAGGTGAGTTCACCAATAACTCCTGTAGTACAGCTAGCTCCTGGAATACACATTATGGTTAGCTACGTCGTTGTATTTATTTATGATACTCTTTGAAGATGTACGGTTTCAGACATGTTAGGAAGGTGGGGTTGGGACTCTGCTGACGTTAGGCTGAAGCTCATTCCACCGTTGAGGTGTCAGGACAGAGAAGATCTTTGACTTGTCTGGGGGGAGCTGACCCTCATatgggtgggagggccaagagaccagaggtggcagaatggaACGCTCAGGTTTGGGTGTTGGGCTTTAGCAATCATTCCCCTTTtataaaaatgtgtgtgtgtatgtgtgtgtgtgtgtgtgtgtgtgtgtgtgtgtgtgtgtgtgtgtgtgtgtgtgtgtgtgtgtgtgtgtgtgtgtgtgtgtgtgtgtgtgtgtgtgtgtgtgtgtgtagtccatGGGAACAGCGGCTGGGGCCTGTGGTCTCCGTGGTCTGCATGTTCTGTGTCGTGTGGTTCAGGTCTCGTTGTGCGTGTTCGACTCTGCAACTTCCCCCTCGCTCAGCGCGGGGGCAGCGGCTGCCGTggcaacactacagagacacatccCTGTGACGCTACACCCTGTCCAAGTGAGAACACAAACAAACATTCCAGATGACTGCTATTGTTGATGTTGGATTGACTGATACACTGTCTGTGTGATTATAGTTGTCGGGGTCTGGGGACCGTGGTCTTCCTGGTTACCATGCAGTGTGTCGTGTGGCAGTGGGCTGATGATTCGTCAGCGGGAGTGTTCTAACCCCGCCCCCCGGCATGGAGGCAGGAACTGTGTGGGAGAGACGGCCGACTACGCAGCCTGCAATACACAACCCTGTCCAATAGGTAGCATACATAGGATGACAGAGAGGGCCAAGAACCATTATTCCACTGACAACATAGTTGCGAACAGGAACAATCCAAGCAAACTATGGAAGTTTTTGAAACAGTTAGGATACAGTACAGATCATTTATCCATAACAGTCTaaactaacatatggaattgttttaagattgtcataccaaggataatttagctatttgatttggaattttaggacccctttagtagaaaaaaaaacatgtaaaaaatgatttgatgaaacattgattTTGGCCTTTctgctaaaatcaaatcaaatgttatcggtcacttacacatatttagcagatgttattacggCTAAAAGCTTGTGTTCctagtgtaacggttttcttcctgggaaggagaggaggaccaaaatgcagcgtggttattgttaagcatctttaataaagacgaaaacactatacaaatacaaaatacgAAAACgtcaatcaaatgtagaccgcattatctaccaagggcattctcttcaattataatcactgccgtatatattccccccaagcagacacatcgatggctctgaacgaactttatttgactctttgcaaactggaatccatatatcctgaggctgcattcattgtagctggggattttaacaaggctaatctgaaaacaagaatccctcaattttatcagcatatcaattttgcaaccagggctggaaaaaccttggatcattgctattccaacttccgcgacgcatataaggccctgccccgccctcctttcgggaaagctgaccacgactccattttgttgatccctgcctacagacagaaactaaaacaagaagctcccacgctgaggtctgttcaacgctggtccgaccaatctgattccacactccaagactgcttccatcacgtggactgggatatgttccgtattgcgtcagacgacaacattgacgaatacgctgattcggtgtgcgagttcattagaacgtgcgttgaagatgtagttcccatagcaacgattaaaacattcccaaaccagaaaccgtggattgatggcagcattcgcgtgaaactgaaagcgcgaaccactgcttttaatcagggcaaggtgactggaaacatgaccgaatacagtgtaactattccctccgcaaggcaatcaaacaagctaagcgtcagtatagagacaaagtagaatctcaattcaacggctcagacacaagaggtatgtggcagggtctacagtcaatcacggactacaagaagaaacccagcccagtcacggaccaggatgtcttgctcccaggcagactaaataacttttttgcccgctttgaggacaatacagtgccactgacactgcccacaactaaaacatgcggactctccttcactgcagccgacgtgaggaaaacatttaacatctctctcctcctcaaagtggaggagtctctgtcagtctctctcctcctcaaagtggaggagtctctgtcagtctctctcctcctcaaagtggaggagtctctgtcagtctctctcctcctcaaagtggaggagtctctgtcagtctctctcctcctcaaagtggaggagtctctgtcagtctctctcctcctcaaaaGTGGAggagtctctgtcagtctctctcctcctcaaagtggaggagtctctgtcagtctctctcctcctcaaagtggaggagtctctgtcagtctctctcctcctcaaagtggaggagtctctgtcagtctctctcctcctcaaagtggaggagtctctgtcagtctctctcctcctcaaagtggaggagtctcagtcagtctctctcctcctcaaagTGGAGGAGTCTCTGTCAGATCAAGGTTGGTCTTGTTCATCAGATTGTCCACAGTATGGTCCCCAAGCACCTTGAAACAACTTTAACTTGGTCAGGGATAACAATAACTATTCCACTAGAAGGAATGAAACCAACACTGTTCCTTTTAGATTTCAGAGTGGTATGCCAAAGATACCTTTTGTACTCACCTGTCATTCTTTGGAATAGTCTTCAAAAATAACTTGAAATTCATAAACTCCATGGTCGGTTTCAAGTTCTCAATGAAAATAATCTCTAAATAGTAGCATGTGTGAAAAGAGAGGAGTATGCCTACAGTATGTGGGAAAAAATGTCTACTGTGTTGTCTATTGTGTAGAAGTTATTGCCGTATGAATATTAGGGATTGACTGTTGAATATATTAGGGCTGAATAAGACAAGGGTGACGTACCTGTCCAGAGTTGGTTATTATGGAACTCAATTATATTTCTGTCATTGTTTGTGTCCACTACCACTGGAGCGCTCTTGTCTGTTTTAACATTTTATAGTCAATTCTACCAATCATCCTCTttggccctcctctctctctctgtgtagacaGCTGTCTTTCTAGGCCCTGCTTCCCTGGGGTCTCCTGCCACTCTGAGACTGATGGCTCATGGGAATGTGGGTCCTGTCCACTGGGTTACCATGGAAATGGCTCTGTCTGTGAAGACCAGGATgaagtaaatacacacacacacacacacacacacacacacacacacacacacacacacacacacacacacacacacacacacacacacacacacacacacacacacacacacacacacacacacacacacacacacacacacacaacctctatctctgtgtgtgtagtgtgtgttgcagggtgtgTGTGACCTTACTCCTGTCCTacagtgtgtgttgcagggtgtgtgtgtaacctctttcctgtcctgtagtgtgtgttgcagggtgtgTGTGACCTTACTCCTGTCCTacagtgtgtgttgcagggtgtgTGTGACCTTTCTCCTGTCCTacagtgtgtgttgcagggtgtgTGTGATCTTTCTCCTGTCCTacagtgtgtgttgcagggtgtgTGTGACCTTTCTCCTGTCCTACAGTGTGTGTTGTAGGGAGTGTGTGTGACCTCTCTCCTacagtgtgtgttgcagggtgtgtaacctctctcctgtcctacagtgtgtgttgcagggtgtgtaacctctctcctgcagtgtgtgttgcagggtgtgtgtaacctctctcctgtagtgtgtgttgcagggtgtgtgtataacctctctcctgtagtgtgtgttgcagggtgtgtgtataacctctctcctacagtgtgtgttgcagggtgtgtgtgtaacctctctcctgcagtgtgtgttgcagggtgtgtgtaacctctctcctacagtgtgtgttgcagggtgtgtgtgtaacctctctcctgtcctgtagtgtgtgttgtagggtgtgtaacctctctcctgtagtgtgtgttgcagggtgtgtgtataacctctctcctacagtgtgtgttgcagggtgtgtgtgtaacctctctcctgtagtgtgtgttgtagggtgtgtaacctctctcctgtcctgtagtgtgtgttgtagggtgtgtaacctctctcctgtcctggagtgtgtgttgtagggtgtgtataacctctctcctgtcctgtagtgtgtgttgtagggtgtgtaacctctctcctgtcctgtagtgtgtgttgcagggtgtgtataacctctctcctgtcctgtagtgtgtgttgtagggtgtgtaacctctctcctgtcctgtagtgtgtgttgcagggtgagtgtaacctctctcctgtagtgtgtgttgcagtgtgtgtgtataacctctctcctgtcctgtagtgtgtgttgcagggtgtgtgtgtaacctctctcctgtcctgcaGTGTGCGTTGCAGGGTgtgtataacctctctcct
This DNA window, taken from Oncorhynchus keta strain PuntledgeMale-10-30-2019 unplaced genomic scaffold, Oket_V2 Un_scaffold_6411_pilon_pilon, whole genome shotgun sequence, encodes the following:
- the LOC127929309 gene encoding thrombospondin-2-like, whose protein sequence is MQLFKGQRRKRHCVKLSELGSSLDREGGGEDDEEERVCVQDGRVYQREEDWVSDSCTFCTCQEGKAVCRQVTCPPVICSSPSFTEGECCPVCLGLGSEDGWSPWSEWTECSVTCGRGFQRRGRSCDDVSTSCSDSSLQTRRCTLGSCESRVHGNSGWGLWSPWSACSVSCGSGLVVRVRLCNFPLAQRGGSGCRGNTTETHPCDATPCPIVGVWGPWSSWLPCSVSCGSGLMIRQRECSNPAPRHGGRNCVGETADYAACNTQPCPIDSCLSRPCFPGVSCHSETDGSWECGSCPLGYHGNGSVCEDQDECVLQGVCVTECVNTDPGFHCHPCPPRYHGNQPYGLGLEDAKNTKQVCEPHNPCKDHTHRCSQHAECVYLGVASETVYRCVCGVGFAGDGFLCTEDSDLDGWPNHILPCHHNTTYHCLQDNCPALPNSGQEDLDNDRLGDACDPDDDNDDVFDERDNCPGHYNPRQFDSDRDGVGDRCDNCPFTPNPSQTDTDSNGEGDACSIDMDGDGLF